A single Drosophila miranda strain MSH22 chromosome XR, D.miranda_PacBio2.1, whole genome shotgun sequence DNA region contains:
- the LOC108152081 gene encoding signal recognition particle receptor subunit beta encodes MDKLNENVREKKHIKLGEIDSGPILVALLLGFIAVAIFVILRRRSAGRRDFLLTGLCESGKSAIFMQLLHGKLPETFTSIKENVGDYQAGGHSSVRLVDIPGHYRVRDKCFDLYKHKAKGIVFVVDSVTVQKDIRDVADTLYTILADSATQPCSVLVLCNKQDQTTAKSAQVIKSLLEKELHTVRDTRSRKLQSVGDDDVNKPVTLGKPGRDFEFAHISQNIQFVESSAKEKELNTLTDWMGRLM; translated from the exons ATGgacaaactaaatgaaaatGTACGCGAAAAGAAGCACATTAAGCTGGGAGAGATTGACTCGGGGCCCATCCTGGTGGCCCTGCTGCTCGGCTTCATTGCTGTGG CGATATTTGTCATTCTGCGACGACGTTCGGCCGGCCGCAGGGACTTTCTCTTAACAGGGCTATGTGAGTCCGGCAAGAGTGCCATATTTATGCAGCTGTTGCATGGCAAATTGCCGGAGACCTTCACGTCCATCAAGGAGAATGTGGGCGACTATCAGGCGGGTGGACACTCATCCGTTCGCCTCGTGGACATACCCGGACACTATCGCGTGCGGGACAAATGCTTCGATCTGTACAAGCACAAGGCAAAGGGAATTGTGTTTGTCGTGGACTCGGTGACAGTGCAAAAGGATATCCGAGATGTGGCAGA CACTCTGTACACCATTCTGGCGGATAGCGCCACCCAGCCCTGCTCTGTGCTGGTGCTATGCAACAAACAGGACCAGACAACGGCCAAGAGTGCACAGGTCATCAAGAGTCTCCTCGAAAAGGAGCTGCATACCGTGCGGGACACACGCAGCCGCAAGCTACAGTCCGTGGGCGACGATGATGTCAATAAGCCCGTGACCCTGGGCAAGCCCGGCAGGGATTTCGAATTTGCCCACATCTCGCAGAATATTCAGTTTGTGGAATCATCCGCCAAGGAGAAGGAACTGAATACCCTGACCGACTGGATGGGTCGCCTTATGTGA
- the LOC108165404 gene encoding inactive selenide, water dikinase-like protein, with product MLRQMEISKKPSDGKYQNLAIEFRYPMIDNPYVLGKIICAEAAGNLCARGITECEKMMMLFFRPPDMSRAVVSGLFSMSDGFREGCMETGGVMTWASYKSNSTFIIGALASAYWPQHLFLARDNALDGDVLVLTKALGTQVAIDAYESIYDLQRWESYSLVLSKDDVRLAYRQALDSMKLINRKAANLMHVHNAHGAMAVSGLGILHHANEMALLQKEPVSFVIDTLPVIKHTVAAAKAAAGGGKCPLLQGLSPETSGGLLICMPRDDAVAFCKFFSEYGGSPAWIIGTVQSGPKKASIIENVKIIEVSH from the coding sequence ATGCTACGCCAAATGGAAATCAGCAAGAAACCTAGCGATGGAAAGTACCAGAACTTGGCCATCGAGTTTCGGTACCCGATGATTGACAATCCCTACGTCCTGGGGAAGATCATTTGCGCCGAGGCAGCCGGCAATCTCTGCGCCAGGGGCATCACGGAGTGTGAGAAAATGATGATGCTGTTCTTCAGGCCCCCTGATATGAGCAGAGCCGTGGTCAGTGGGCTGTTCTCGATGTCGGACGGCTTCAGGGAGGGCTGTATGGAAACCGGCGGGGTGATGACTTGGGCCTCGTACAAGTCCAACAGCACTTTCATCATCGGCGCATTGGCCTCGGCCTACTGGCCGCAACACCTATTTCTGGCACGCGACAACGCTCTGGATGGTGATGTCCTTGTGCTGACTAAGGCTCTGGGCACCCAGGTGGCCATCGATGCGTATGAGTCTATCTATGATTTGCAACGCTGGGAGTCCTACAGTTTGGTTCTCTCCAAGGATGATGTTCGTTTGGCCTATCGTCAGGCCCTCGACTCGATGAAACTAATCAATCGCAAGGCCGCTAACCTCATGCACGTGCACAATGCCCATGGGGCCATGGCTGTGTCCGGGTTGGGTATCCTGCACCATGCCAACGAAATGGCTTTGCTCCAAAAGGAGCCAGTGTCGTTTGTCATTGATACTCTGCCGGTGATCAAACACACGGTAGCTGCCGCCAAAGCAGCCGCCGGCGGCGGTAAGTGCCCCCTGCTGCAGGGACTTTCTCCTGAGACTTCCGGTGGTCTGCTCATCTGCATGCCACGTGATGACGCGGTTGCCTTTTGCAAGTTTTTTTCTGAATATGGTGGGAGCCCGGCCTGGATTATCGGCACTGTCCAGAGTGGCCCCAAGAAGGCCTCCATCATCGAGAATGTAAAAATCATTGAGGTTTCTCATTAG
- the LOC108152093 gene encoding protein hairy, translating to MVTGVTAANMTANVMGTAVVPAQTQQQQQQQQHKETPLKSDRRSNKPIMEKRRRARINNCLNELKTLILDATKKDPARHSKLEKADILEKTVKHLQELQRQQAAMQQAADPKIINKFKAGFADCVNEVSRFPGIEPAQRRRLLQHLSNCINGVKTELHQQQRQQQQQQQQSVHAQMLPSPPSSPEQDPQQHLFGQIQQTANGYFLPNGMQVIPTKLPNGSIALVLPQSLSQQQQQQHQQQQLAAAAAAAAAAAAVVQQQQQQQQQQQQPMLVSIPQRTASTGSASSHSSAGYESAPGSSSSCSSNSSHHLLHHTHHYAPPSPANSVYEAMDMKPSVIRCASEPQPLSLVIKKQQQIKEEEQPWRPW from the exons ATGGTTACCGGCGTAACTGCAGCCAACATGACAGCCAATGTAATGGGCACCGCTGTGGTGCCAGCacagacgcagcagcagcagcagcagcagcagcacaaggAGACGCCACTCAAAAGTGATCGTCGG TCGAACAAGCCCATTATGGAGAAACGACGACGGGCACGCATCAACAATTGCCTCAACGAGCTGAAGACCCTCATTCTGGATGCCACCAAAAAAGAT CCTGCCCGTCATTCCAAATTGGAAAAGGCCGATATCCTGGAGAAGACAGTGAAGCATCTGCAGgagctgcagcggcagcaggcAGCCATGCAGCAGGCCGCCGATCCCAAGATAATCAACAAATTCAAGGCCGGCTTCGCCGACTGCGTGAACGAGGTTAGCCGCTTCCCCGGCATCGAGCCCGCCCAGCGGCGCCGCCTGCTGCAGCACTTGAGCAACTGCATCAACGGCGTCAAGACGGAgctgcaccagcagcagcgccagcagcagcagcaacagcagcagtcgGTCCACGCCCAGATGCTGCCCTCGCCGCCCAGCTCCCCCGAACAGGATCCACAGCAGCATCTGTTCGGACAGATCCAGCAGACGGCCAACGGATATTTTCTGCCCAATGGCATGCAGGTGATCCCCACCAAGCTGCCCAACGGCAGCATTGCCCTCGTCCTGCCCCAGAGCCtgtcccagcagcagcagcagcagcaccagcaacagcaactggcagcagccgccgcagcggcagcagcagcagcagccgtcgtccagcaacagcagcagcagcagcaacagcagcaacaaccgATGCTCGTATCGATTCCCCAGCGAACGGCCAGCACGGGATCCGCCAGCTCGCACTCCTCCGCCGGATACGAGTCGGCgcctggcagcagcagcagctgcagcagcaacagcagccaccACCTGCTGCACCACACGCACCACTATGCACCGCCCAGTCCGGCCAATTCGGTGTACGAggccatggacatgaagcCATCGGTGATCCGTTGCGCCTCAGAGCCGCAGCCGTTGTCGCTGGTCatcaagaagcagcagcagatcaaggaggaggagcagccctGGAGGCCATGGTAG